A genomic stretch from Malus domestica chromosome 15, GDT2T_hap1 includes:
- the LOC114821357 gene encoding uncharacterized protein gives MDKSWATLNPFTEDYRTGLAKFISNSFQVSSHDDNIKCPCAKYLNRLWLSNNEVEAHLTVEGMDRSYLEGSWVLHGETFGDPLPNSQDAQQIAVVNIPHCELGPSLEDIFSGPSVMGGRPISNHSGQEALIRTYTRKFEVMVQDANTELYPGCSMKKMDFLIRVFQNKCLYGCSESAVQANLQLLKHILPNGHSLPKKVKSTKGLLKNFMLPHQKIHACENDCMLYWKHNSGLNVCHTCGVSKYTTEVDDTAQNSKKRIPRKVLTYFPITPRLQRLYMSRHTSEDMCRLGLSRPEDGFLRHPADSFAWKQLDMKFPTFGGKIRNVRLGLASDGFNPFGKCSTDYNTWAILLTIYNLPPWWCMKSPFILMALLIPGKESPGNDNDIYLEPLIDELKVLWTSGVPTYDTFRQETFTLRAVILWTISDFPGYGNLSGWSIHGKLACLPCNYKTELTYLKNSRNIVIWFTVVSCPCHMFFIDKGKPLTSLMTESKHLPHDRMGMPSAVIHLTVQIWKSKDNLNARLDLELMGMKPELQRKFVNGKPKMHPGAYTMKPLENELFCKVLASTKVPDNYSSNISRLVHVKEKIVNQLQQLGDPRATDDLVALANGPSKWCQRYKIFGTLDWTYAITIELEPKIRCVYEMKLNDRWKKYKANLEKKQVNESKSDCITFFTLTYTQKNGEPVDARSAAIIDDFNTKLKLYEDRNEIITDEVRHIMYADVLGPERNNCVKGFGTGVMWSDN, from the exons ATGGACAAAAGTTGGGCCACTTTGAATCCGTTTACAGAGGATTACAGAACAGGGCTAGCAAAATTTATCTCAAACTCATTCCAAGTTTCTTCTCATGATGACAACATCAAATGTCCATGTGCTAAATACTTGAATAGGTTATGGTTGAGTAATAATGAAGTCGAAGCACATCTAACTGTTGAAGGTATGGACCGTTCATACTTGGAAGGCTCATGGGTATTGCATGGAGAGACATTTGGTGACCCTCTTCCAAATAGCCAAGATGCACAACAAATTGCTGTTGTTAATATTCCTCATTGTGAACTAGGCCCCTCGCTTGAAGATATTTTCTCGGGTCCCAGTGTAATGGGTGGCAGGCCTATTAGTAATCACAGCGGTCAAGAAGCTCTAATACGTACATATACACGTAAGTTTGAAGTGATGGTGCAAGACGCCAACACGGAATTATATCCAGGTTGTAGTATGAAGAAAATGGATTTCCTAATACGAGTATTTCAAAACAAGTGCTTATATGGGTGCAGTGAAAGTGCAGTGCAAGCTAATCTTCAGCTTTTGAAACATATACTCCCAAATGGTCATTCTTTACCGAAGAAGGTGAAAAGTACAAAGGGATTGCTGAAAAATTTCATGTTGCCTCACCAAAAGATCCATGCATGTGAAAATGATTGCATGCTGTATTGGAAACATAACAGTGGTTTAAATGTTTGTCATACATGTGGTGTGTCCAAATATACAACCGAGGTGGATGACACAGCGCAAAACAGTAAAAAGAGAATACCTCGGAAGGTGTTAACATATTTTCCTATTACACCTCGCTTGCAAAGGCTTTACATGTCTCGACACACTAGTGAAGACATGTGTCGGCTTGGTCTTTCTCGCCCCGAGGATGGCTTCTTAAGACATCCAGCTGATTCCTTTGCATGGAAGCAATTAGATATGAAATTTCCAACATTTGGTGGCAAAATACGCAATGTACGTCTTGGGTTGGCAAGTGATGGATTCAACCCTTTTGGAAAATGTAGCACCGACTATAACACCTGGGCAATATTGTTGACTATATACAATTTACCACCTTGGTGGTGTATGAAATCACCGTTCATATTGATGGCTTTGTTAATACCGGGAAAAGAATCTCCAGGAAATGATAATGATATATACCTTGAACCATTAATAGACGAGCTGAAGGTATTGTGGACCTCAGGGGTTCCCACTTATGATACGTTTAGGCAAGAGACCTTCACCTTACGAGCAGTTATTTTATGGACTATTAGCGACTTCCCCGGCTATGGGAACTTGTCCGGTTGGAGCATACATGGGAAATTAGCATGTCTTCCTTGCAACTACAAGACTGAGTTGACATATCTAAAAAATAGTAGGAATATTGTTATATGGTTCACCGTCGTTTCTTGCCCATGTCATATGTTTTTCATTGACAAAGGAAAACCTTTAACCTCTCTGATGACAGAGAGCAAGCACCTTCCCCATGACCGGATGGGAATGCCTTCGGCAGTTATTCATTTGACGGTTCAAATATG GAAAAGCAAGGATAACTTGAATGCAAGGTTGGACCTAGAATTGATGGGCATGAAACCGGAGTTGCAAAGAAAATTTGTGAATGGAAAGCCAAAGATGCATCCTGGTGCATATACTATGAAACCATTGGAGAATGAATTGTTTTGCAAGGTTTTAGCCTCAACAAAAGTGCCTGACAATTACTCGTCAAATATTTCACGGCTTGTGCATGTAAAGGAAAAGATT GTTAATCAATTACAACAATTAGGTGATCCAAGGGCAACTGACGACCTGGTGGCGCTTGCTAATGGACCTAGTAAGTGGTGTCAGAGATATAAGATTTTT GGGACTCTTGATTGGACATATGCTATAACAATAGAATTGGAGCCAAAAATTCGGTGCGTTTATGAGATGAAGTTGAATGATAGATGGAAGAAGTACAAGGCAAACCTCGAGAAG AAACAAGTAAATGAAAGCAAATCGGACTGCATTACATTCTTTACGCTGACATATACACAGAAGAATGGGGAACCTGTGGATGCTCGGTCAGCTGCAATAATT GATGATTTCAATACAAAGCTGAAACTGTATGAGGATAGGAATGAGATCATAACTGATGAGGTTCGCCATATTATGTATGCTGATGTATTGGGGCCTGAGAGAAACAACTGTGTAAAAGGGTTTGGGACAGGGGTTATGTGGTCTGATAACTGA